In Oceanivirga salmonicida, the DNA window TGTAAGTCTAAAAATAAAACTCCACTAGCATTTGCTCCAGTTAAATCATCAGCTATTATTACTGTAGATAACACATATATTCCCTCCTTGTATAATATAGTTATCTAAAATCAGATATTCTATATCTTAAATTTTTATTTATATAAATTATTGTTTATATATTATTTTATATATATAATATACTTAATTAGATAGAGTGACATCGTTGCCTCCTTGTAGCTTTGACTTCGTTAAAAAGAGTGATGCCTCTTCTGATAAAGTGTTTACGAATTAGTTAGATGTTGGCATATTAATGTACTTCGCATATAGAACAAGGTAGTGACTTTTATCAGCCCTTGAGGACTTCTATCTAAAAATATATTATAGTAGGTGATTTTATGTTTTATTTAGGTATTGATATTGCTAAAAATACTCACATTGCTTCATTACTTGATAATAACGGCAATACAATTTTCAAAGCACATTCTTTTTCTAATTCTGTTAAAGGTACTGATTCTTTACTTGAGAGATTAGAAAAATATTCAATAAATGATATTCTAGTAGGTATGGAAGCTACAGGTCATTATTGGTTATCTGTATATTCATATCTATTAGAAAAAGGCTTTAATATTATTGTTATTAACCCCATTCAAACCGATGGTTGGCGTCGTGCCACTGAAATCAGAAAACGTAAAACTGATATCATTGATTCTATTATGATTGCTGACTTTATACGTTATGGTAATTATGAAACAACTTCACTTGCTGATGAAAAATATTTAAATCTACGTAATATGACTAGATTCAGACATTATTTAATAGAACAAACAAGTGATTTAAAAAGAAAAATTATTGCTAATTTGGACCAAGTATTCCCTGAATATTCATCATATTTTAGTAATATATTTGGACAAACTTCTAAAGAAATACTACTTAACTTTAATACAGCTGAAGATTTTAAAAATCTTAAAGCAAAAGATTTTAAGAAAGTTTTAAAAAATATTACTTTAAAAAATTCTGCTAGTATTAAATTAAATAATCTAAAAGAAGCATCTAAAACTTCTTTTGGTATTAATTTTGCTCTTAATTCATATTCTATTCAAATTAAATGTTTAATAGAACAAATTAAAGTTATTGAAACTCAAATTGAACTATTAGAAAATGAAATAGAATTAATAGTTAAAGACCTAAATACACCCATTCTTACAATACCAGGTATAGGACCAATAACAGGTGCTACTATACTTGCTGAATTAGGTGATATTAACAAAT includes these proteins:
- a CDS encoding IS110 family transposase, translating into MFYLGIDIAKNTHIASLLDNNGNTIFKAHSFSNSVKGTDSLLERLEKYSINDILVGMEATGHYWLSVYSYLLEKGFNIIVINPIQTDGWRRATEIRKRKTDIIDSIMIADFIRYGNYETTSLADEKYLNLRNMTRFRHYLIEQTSDLKRKIIANLDQVFPEYSSYFSNIFGQTSKEILLNFNTAEDFKNLKAKDFKKVLKNITLKNSASIKLNNLKEASKTSFGINFALNSYSIQIKCLIEQIKVIETQIELLENEIELIVKDLNTPILTIPGIGPITGATILAELGDINKFSSDKKIVAYAGLDSTVNQSGESNGQHGHLSKRGSSHLRKALFQAAFIACTNDTIFKDFYDKKRIEGKHHLVAVNAVARKMCHIIYAVLKKNEPYVEQR